In Halarsenatibacter silvermanii, one genomic interval encodes:
- a CDS encoding PAS domain-containing protein produces the protein MKNFENIVLNNLGEIIIYMSPDFRIEWCNQKALEYFGSSMDELKGKYCYEKWGLNDYCDTCPVQQVKNNREIASSVIEKPDGSYWKMKGIPDITEENE, from the coding sequence ATGAAAAATTTTGAGAATATAGTTTTGAATAATTTGGGTGAAATAATAATATATATGTCTCCGGATTTCAGGATTGAATGGTGCAATCAAAAAGCTTTGGAGTATTTTGGCTCGAGCATGGATGAATTAAAAGGGAAATACTGTTATGAAAAGTGGGGTTTAAATGATTATTGTGATACCTGTCCTGTTCAACAGGTCAAAAATAACAGGGAAATAGCAAGCTCTGTAATTGAAAAACCCGACGGCAGCTACTGGAAAATGAAAGGTATTCCTGATATAACTGAAGAAAATGAATGA
- a CDS encoding extracellular solute-binding protein produces the protein MKIKLLGIMLILAFALVFSPANVEALPEDMPEKPDQLEIIGLDIDVEQFGEGVENFEEEYGIEVNWMEYPYGDLRDQITTSIHGGTEFDLYMMSNSWHPELGQLGMAVPLGDVASQETLDEINERYFETTVDFVSSHGEQWALSSRHCFHHHLFL, from the coding sequence ATGAAAATTAAGCTTCTGGGAATCATGCTGATTCTGGCCTTCGCACTGGTTTTTAGCCCGGCTAATGTGGAAGCTCTGCCGGAGGATATGCCGGAAAAACCGGACCAGCTCGAAATTATCGGACTCGATATCGATGTCGAGCAGTTCGGAGAGGGCGTGGAAAATTTCGAGGAAGAATACGGCATCGAGGTAAACTGGATGGAATATCCTTACGGCGATCTCCGGGATCAGATCACCACCAGCATCCACGGAGGGACTGAATTTGATCTCTACATGATGAGCAATTCCTGGCATCCCGAGCTGGGCCAGCTGGGCATGGCTGTTCCCCTGGGAGATGTAGCTTCTCAGGAGACCCTCGATGAGATAAATGAAAGATATTTCGAAACCACCGTCGATTTTGTCAGCTCTCACGGCGAACAGTGGGCTCTTTCTTCCCGGCACTGCTTCCACCATCACCTTTTTCTATAA